The following coding sequences are from one Verrucomicrobiota bacterium window:
- a CDS encoding TIM barrel protein has product MAQACFHASIEGAQHGGKSLADFLDYAKRSGASGAQPSNYMLQGGKLFKTAQEIKQTFESRGMTLDGVSCHCPLWVHTTAWTASPTIRPFIPGDVAKKSPQEIEKWAENYLLKFMDLCAELRVKILPTFWGVAFGWEVATGYPWGFWKGGDYDLIKEGAERFVKKTAKLRQHANKLGLFLAHEIHPGTAAMCADDFNYLVQICDGDKCLTVNADPSHCWEGESWETRFAKVGPRVYACHVKNFVVRPTVPLRKMEPNWPGRAMQFVDIPSGDLNMTRYVELLVNVGYPKRYREIMGAKTAPLVVEAESAYRDLDATSTNGIQFVRDHLCFPIAAGSFEEGMGA; this is encoded by the coding sequence ATGGCACAAGCATGTTTCCACGCAAGCATCGAAGGAGCTCAACATGGCGGAAAAAGTCTGGCGGACTTTCTGGATTACGCCAAGCGTTCCGGGGCGTCCGGGGCCCAACCTTCGAATTACATGCTGCAGGGAGGCAAACTGTTCAAGACCGCTCAGGAAATCAAACAGACCTTCGAGAGCCGCGGGATGACCCTGGACGGCGTTTCGTGCCATTGCCCGCTTTGGGTCCACACCACGGCGTGGACGGCCAGCCCGACGATTCGCCCGTTCATCCCGGGCGATGTCGCTAAAAAATCGCCTCAGGAAATCGAGAAATGGGCCGAGAATTACTTGTTGAAATTTATGGATCTTTGCGCCGAACTGCGCGTGAAGATTCTGCCCACGTTCTGGGGCGTGGCCTTCGGGTGGGAAGTCGCGACGGGTTATCCGTGGGGATTCTGGAAAGGCGGGGATTACGATTTGATCAAGGAAGGCGCAGAGCGCTTCGTGAAGAAAACGGCCAAGCTTCGCCAACACGCCAACAAACTCGGCCTTTTCCTGGCCCACGAAATTCACCCCGGCACGGCGGCGATGTGCGCCGATGATTTCAATTACCTCGTGCAAATCTGTGACGGCGACAAATGCCTGACCGTGAATGCCGATCCGTCGCACTGTTGGGAAGGCGAAAGCTGGGAGACGCGTTTCGCGAAAGTCGGGCCGCGCGTCTATGCGTGTCACGTCAAGAACTTCGTCGTCCGCCCGACCGTGCCGCTGCGGAAGATGGAGCCGAACTGGCCCGGCCGCGCAATGCAGTTCGTCGATATCCCCTCTGGCGACCTGAACATGACGCGCTACGTCGAGCTGCTGGTGAATGTGGGTTATCCCAAACGCTATCGGGAAATCATGGGCGCCAAGACCGCGCCGCTCGTCGTGGAAGCAGAGAGCGCTTACCGCGACCTGGATGCGACCAGCACGAATGGAATTCAATTCGTTCGCGACCACCTCTGCTTCCCGATTGCCGCCGGGTCGTTCGAGGAGGGAATGGGAGCGTAG
- the thpR gene encoding RNA 2',3'-cyclic phosphodiesterase, with amino-acid sequence MVPVAGGRAGASLALRNLKFQISNLKLAASDFIRAFVAVSVPAELKAAIAKTQRQLQNRAGTNAIRWTAEAQWHLTLKFYGNVASEQVPALTGALRAACQPIRPFSISLGGVGCFPSWQKPGAIWIGVGGDITALETLQKDVEQRTAGFGSHSEKRDFHPHLTVGRVKGSACDTRAAGQAFRDQHIPDLGEWEVREIELIQSTLSPRGSSYQALGVFSLGRTCV; translated from the coding sequence ATGGTACCGGTTGCTGGAGGCCGCGCTGGGGCATCGCTTGCCTTGAGGAATCTCAAATTTCAGATTTCAAATTTGAAACTGGCCGCCTCTGACTTCATTCGCGCGTTCGTCGCGGTTTCGGTGCCAGCCGAGTTGAAGGCGGCGATTGCAAAAACTCAGCGCCAGCTTCAGAACCGCGCCGGAACGAATGCGATTCGTTGGACCGCAGAAGCGCAGTGGCACCTGACGCTCAAGTTCTATGGGAACGTCGCCTCCGAGCAAGTGCCAGCATTGACGGGGGCTTTGCGAGCGGCGTGCCAGCCCATTCGACCGTTCTCCATTTCCCTGGGCGGCGTCGGTTGTTTTCCTTCCTGGCAAAAGCCCGGTGCCATCTGGATTGGCGTCGGCGGAGATATCACTGCCTTGGAAACTCTGCAGAAAGACGTCGAGCAACGGACCGCAGGATTTGGCAGCCACTCTGAAAAGCGCGATTTCCATCCTCATTTGACCGTGGGCCGCGTCAAAGGCTCCGCCTGCGACACGCGTGCCGCAGGCCAGGCATTTCGGGATCAACACATCCCCGATCTCGGAGAATGGGAAGTCCGGGAAATCGAACTGATCCAGAGCACTCTTTCACCGCGGGGCAGTTCGTATCAGGCGCTGGGGGTTTTTTCACTGGGGCGCACCTGTGTCTGA
- a CDS encoding aldo/keto reductase: METLSLGTSVLKASQLSYGCWRIGGPGESSEVTQEREAAGARAATAAFEAGYTLFDLADIYSHGEAERIFGNVLKSVSGMRERILVVSKCGIRKAGDPDADSPYRYDFSAGHIIWSCEQSLKRLGVDRIDLYLLHRPDYLCDPEEVAQAFSRLKQAGKVAEFGVSNFSPAQFSAVQKACPMRLIAHQVEISLMKLDCFHDGTLAQCSMEQITPMAWSPLGGGRLGASDPIDLRGADHARRLHIREVLELIARARDTSRAVIAIAWLLKHPARILPIVGSTDPDRIRELTKAVDVHLTREEWYRLLEAALGHRLP; the protein is encoded by the coding sequence ATGGAAACTCTCTCGTTAGGGACAAGTGTGCTCAAGGCCAGCCAGCTTTCCTATGGTTGCTGGCGCATCGGCGGGCCGGGCGAATCGAGCGAAGTCACTCAAGAACGCGAAGCGGCCGGCGCGCGCGCCGCCACCGCCGCGTTCGAGGCGGGCTACACGCTCTTTGATCTCGCGGACATTTACAGCCACGGCGAAGCCGAGCGGATTTTCGGCAACGTTCTGAAGTCGGTTTCCGGCATGCGGGAGCGAATTCTCGTTGTCTCCAAGTGCGGCATCCGGAAGGCGGGAGACCCGGATGCCGATTCGCCTTACCGCTACGATTTTTCCGCCGGGCACATCATCTGGTCCTGCGAACAATCCCTGAAGCGGCTGGGGGTGGACCGAATCGATCTTTACCTGCTGCACCGCCCGGATTATTTGTGCGACCCGGAGGAAGTCGCGCAAGCGTTCAGCCGGCTCAAGCAGGCCGGCAAGGTCGCCGAGTTCGGCGTCAGCAATTTTTCCCCTGCCCAGTTCTCCGCCGTGCAAAAGGCGTGTCCGATGCGGCTGATCGCCCACCAGGTCGAGATCAGTTTGATGAAGCTCGATTGTTTCCACGACGGCACGCTGGCGCAATGTTCGATGGAACAAATCACGCCCATGGCGTGGAGCCCGCTCGGCGGAGGCCGGCTGGGCGCGTCGGACCCGATCGACCTCCGCGGCGCGGATCACGCGCGGCGCCTGCACATCCGTGAAGTCCTGGAGTTGATCGCCAGAGCGCGTGATACCAGCCGGGCGGTCATTGCGATCGCCTGGCTCCTGAAGCATCCCGCGAGGATTCTTCCCATCGTGGGTTCGACGGACCCGGATCGAATTCGCGAATTGACCAAAGCGGTGGATGTGCATTTGACGCGCGAAGAATGGTACCGGTTGCTGGAGGCCGCGCTGGGGCATCGCTTGCCTTGA